The uncultured Methanoregula sp. genomic sequence GAGGGATTCGAGCATGGTGGCAAGGCCGAGGGAATCCTGGGTGCCGTTCCTGCAGTTTTCAATGCCGGGACAGGACTGGAAGTAGCGGATACAGGGCCCGGTTCTCCGCACCGCATCAGGGCCCAAATCCTCAAAAACTGCCGCAAGGTCATCAGCCGGAATACCGATCAGGGCGATGCGTTGCCCCGAGGTTATCTTCACTTTTGGCACCCGGTATTTCCGGGCAGTGGCTGCTACCTTCTCAAGGAGTTCAGGTGTGACGAGCCCTCCCGGTGACCGTGCCATGACCGCGTACGTTCTCCCGTCCCGCTGGAGAATTGCCCCCTCCGTATGATCTGCCATGATCAAAGCTTCCTTCCTGCTCTTTAATCCTCTTTTCTGCCGGCATTCCTGCCGGGGTCAGTACAAGAAATCCGTTCTGCTGATCCTTCATCAGGCTTTCCCATAATGGAGAGTCATGAGGGACATGTACTCATCTGCATAGGCAGCTGAATCACACCTGAGCGAAAATTCCGGGCCAAGAACTTCAGATAACAGGGAATGCCACTGGCCCCGCAGCATGTGGTAATCGCTCCTGACCCCCCGGGGCTCGGTAAGGATGGAGACAACCTCGTTCATCAGGAACGAGTCAATACAGTCGTTGACAACCCCCACCGGGGCGTCGTGGGAATAAACAAAGTCAATGATCCGGCCGTACGACTGGTATACAGAAAGGGCAAGATCCGGCGTGAAGATGTCCGGGGTGTCGTTGTTTGCATCCATCTCGAACAGGATGAAGTGGTCGATCCATGGTTTCAGCCGTGAGAGGTGGACGCGTTTGTCTTCGAGAGGCATATGGTGGTACGCGAGCGAACTCATCGCGATCTCGAACTTCCTGTCGATCTTTCCTGAACAATCCTGGATCCTGCCGTTCTCGACACTGATCTCTGCATCCGGAAATGCTGACCTGACGGTCTTCTCTGCAAGGGCTGCCATGGCTGGCGATGAATCGACGAGCAGGATCTCGTCAATACCCGGGATCTTGTCCGTTTCTGTCAGATGGGTAAGCACGGCCACGGTGAGCGCCCCGTCTCCGCAGCCGATATCCATGAACCTGATCGGTCTCTTAAAGACCGGCAGGGAATGGCTGCACTGCCGGACAAACTGCCATCGTGCTTTCTTCATGATGGGGACGCCGGCAAAATGGATGAACGGCCGGGGATCCTGGAAAACCACTGCAGGCGTTATGAGCTGGTTCTCATGGCGCTGAAAAAACCCGAGGAGGAATGCACAGCAGAAGAGCCCGTCCTCTTCATTGAGAGTCCCGCTCTCCAGCCATCCGATACTTTGTTTGCCAGATCCTTTCGCAGCAAGGAGGGTGGCTATGTAAAAGTGAAATGCGGCTACCAGGTTTTTACGGATCTTCGTATCATAATGCCCAGGTGCGGGAAAGGTTCTTGAGATTTCTTCTCCATAGTTAGTCCATTCCCGTTTTTCCTGTTCCGAAAGAAAGAGCATAATTTCCCTTGAGCAATATGGATTGCACCGGATAAAATGTATTGGGTATTGAGCCGGTCATTATTTCCCGTGGGGCTCCGTCAACACCATTTTTTCGCCGGCGGAACGAAACAGCACCCATATATAGTCGGCTCATTAATCGATAAGATGTGAAGGCGGCCGCGATGACAATCCGGATCGTTCTCTCCCCGGCAGGATCCGGGCCCGGAATCTTCGGTTATTATCATCGCCTTATTAATGAGCCGAAGCGGGAGATCGATGATGCCACCAAGCGTAATTGCCAGGAAGGCCGGGATCAAAAGAAACCCGGTTGCTATTGTATGGACCGATAAAAAACCAGAAAAAGCCCTCGAGTTCAAACCGGGCGTCTGGAGCTGCGTTATGTGGCTCTTTGCAAAGGTTGCAAATGACGGGAAGACCGCCGTCTTTTCAGAGGCTACGACCACGTGCGCCGGCGGGTCGATGGGTCTGGGCTTTGGCCGGCCCTGGGAGAAACACGCGGCACGGAGCGAGGATGGGTTCTGCTCGTTCCTCTCGAATGGTGCAGATGGAGCAATCGACAAGGAGGCATATAATGCCATCATTGCGCAGAGCTTCGATGACCATCACAGGAAGATGCTGACCGAAGGGGAACGCTTCTTCAAGAACCCCGCAGTTGTCAAGAAATTCTTAAAAAACCTTCCCCTCTATGACGCAAAGGACAAGTTTATCGTCATGAAACCTGTATCCGAGGTGAAGGAAGGGGATGATGTGAAAAGCGTTGTGTTTGTCGCAAATGCAGACCAGATCGCTGCCTTATCAACCCTTGCCAACTACGGGACCGGCAATCTCCGGGACGGGATCATTGTTGCTGCCGGCGCGGCGGGGTGCCAGGCCATGGGTGTATGCACATATGCAGAGTACGGGAAGGAGCAGCCCCGGGCCGTTGTCGGCCTCACCGATCTTTCGGCGCGTAAGTCCGTCCGCGCAACACTCGGAAAGGATGTTCTCACCTTCTCAGTTCCCTATGGCAAGTACAAGGCAATGGAACGGAATGCCGAGGGCAGTTTCCTTGACCTGGATCTCTGGAAAGAACTCCGCGATTCGGAGTGATGAAGAAGTCCCCCTGTTCGGGCCTCTTTTCTTACTGATTGTTCACTGAGGCTGAACTGCCTGGGGGCTTCTCTGCATCCCGTCTCTTTTCAGAGCCAGCGGGTCACATCATCAACCGGGGGCCGGATGGAAGGGGAGAGCTCATCGGTCGGGTAACCTACCGCACAGCCCATCAGCTCCCATTCACCGGGGGTTATACCCAGTATTTTACAGAACTCCGGGTTGCCTGACATCTGCGAAGTGACCGATACGAGCTGGAACCCGAGCTCCAGTGCGGTTGCCTTGAGCCACATGTTCTCCATGCAGTGAGCAAGGGACTGGAGCTCTACGGGGGGAAACCCTTTGCGCTCCGCAACAACGATGTAAAATGGAGCGGTCCCGATCCCGGGCACCACGCCTTTTGCTTTAATTGCTGACAATCTCTGGAAGAACATGCCGGCTTTCTTCCGGAGATTTGGGTCCTTCTCCATGCCATGTTCCAGTTCCTGTGCCATTACTGCAACATGGTTCATGACGAGATGCCTGATGGCATTGAGGTTCGTCGATCCGTTCCTTATCACAAAAAACCGGCGGAAATAATCTTTCGAGTTGCCCACGGCTGCCGCGGCGAACGGGGCAAGAAGGCCCGCATGCAGGATGCGCCGGATCTCATCGTCTGGGGGAAATTCCGCGGTGAAAACCCGATAGGAGCGGCGTTCGGCGAGGATCTGGTCCAGGGCAACGTTCCTCTGTTCAATGATATCGGTACACATGATTACTCCAGCATTCAGTTGGTGTGGGGTCTCATGAACATTGCCACCGCGGAAGTAAATTCCCAAAGGATAACAGATTCTCACCGGGCGATCAGGTCTTTTGTTCAGCATGCAGGATGCCCATGACCCCCATCACGTCATGGCATGGTCTGCGTTCTATCGCGAAATCATACTGCCGGCTGACATAATCAAGAAGCGCCATGTCGGGAACGGCGCATATCGGGGGCATATGCAGTTCCATCTCGATCCTCCGCACACCAGAAAGATCTGATGGCCGGATCAGCCACTCTGCTCCTTCGCAATCGCACTTCAGAAAATCGCACCCCCCGGCCATGCCGATGAGGGTCCCGAGCGTGAACGTGGGGGTCGTCACCCGGCAGTTGTCCCAGCATATCTCGCAGGGTTTCCCGTTACCCAGTGCGCCCTGGATGATCCCGACCGGAACCTTGTTCTTTCGGATATTTTTTTCAAGGATATCAAAAGTCACCGGCTCCACCGCAGTCACGTGCGGGCTGAACCGCGCTGCACGGATACAGAATGCCCCCACGTTTGCCCCGATATCGATGACCCGGTCATCGGGCCGGATATCCTCAAACCGGTATTCCGGCACTTCATGGATCTGCCAAAAGGACGTTTTCTCATCAGAAAAGATCACATTATCTGAAGTAATTCTGACCGGCGGTATCTTCATTCCTTCACGTTCCATCACGTGGGTAATGATGGTCATTAAAGGTTTCTTTTCTTATAATGCATGTCGATCTTCCGACAGTGGTGCAGGACTCCGGTCATCACTGCCGGGTATGTCCGCCGGAAAAAAGAGTACGGGCGAATCCCTGGCATGAATGGACATGGTTTTTTGCCCATAAGCCGATTGTTCCGGTACTTATGGGGTTCAAAGACCAGTTATCCGGACGTATTCCCGGTAACCTCCTGCACTTCCTGAACGGCCGTTATGATATGATTGGATCGATAGCGGTCATTTCGATCCCCCGCGAACTTGATGAATTCAAATACCTGGTTGCAGAGGCCCTTGTTTCCTATCACCACTCAGTAAAAACGGTCCTGAACAAGATCGCACCAGTGGATGGCAACAGCAGGATTGCCCGGTATGAGATCCTTGCAGGGAAGGAAACGGTCACCACCTGCCGGGAATATGGTTTTGAGTACAGAATCGATGTGCTCTCCTCTTTTTTCAATCCCCGTCTCTGTACCGAGCGAAAACGGGTGGCCGGCCAGGTACTCCCCGGAGAACAGGTTCTTGTCCCGTTTGCCGGTGTCGGACCGTTTATTGTACCTGCAGCAGCCCGGGGTGCCCGTGTCGTGGCAATAGAACAGAACCCGGATGCTTTCCGGTGGCTGGTTGAAAATATCCGGACCAACCGTGTTGATGAACGGGTTACTGCCATTATGGGAGATGCGTTTGATACCTCCCTGTTACCCTTACCGGCATTTGACCGGGTGATCATTCCAACCCCCTTTGGAATGGATACAATACTCGAAAGCCTTGAGACCTGCGTGAAACCCGGCGGTATGATTCACTTCTATACGTTCCGGAACAAAAGACAGGTTTTCGATATCAGGGATGGGCTGGAACGGCGGGGATATGACGTTAAACTTGCCCGTCGGTGCGGGAATGTGGCGCCGGGCATTTCACGCTGGGTGTTCGATCTCAAATCAGGATCCTGAATCCGTTTAACCCTTAAGCGTTTATGAAATCCGGAAAAATCAGGCTGAACGGATATCCTTGGAGCTGCACGCCGGGCAGCTGGGGTGTGTGGTGCGATCCCAGGAAAATTCCGTGCCACAATCATTGCAGCAGCATTCGGAGCAGTTCGGATCAAAAATATGAATCACAAACAATTCGTCAGGAAACCCCATATGCACTCATCTCTGGTAGATATGTACTAACAGGAAATATATAAAAATTGTGTTTTCTTAAAATCTACGCTTTGAACTTAATTTTGTGTTTACATCTCACAGAATCGTTTTTTGGCAGATATCCCCCTCATGGGCCATGGTAAATCATCTGTATGAACCGGAGTATAATAACTGGCAGCGGGATCATCCGTACACCCGGATCTATCAACTGAAGAAAAGGTATAGATTATACAGGAAAGGAACATCATTTAAAAAACCCAAAAAGATCTGTATCAGTGAACCTCCATGTATCTCCAGACCAAAAAAGCGATCCTCCGGCCATGGTCTGCTGCCGATGCAGGATCTATTTCCCGGCATGCGAACAACCCGCGCATTACTGCATGTATGAGGGATGCGTTCCCTCACCCCTATACACTTGAGGATGCACACCGGTTCATCGAAATGGCAGGATCCACCAAGAACCTGCTGCTCGCAATCGAGACCGGTGGGGAAGCTGTGGGAGGGATTGGTATCCATTACCTTGAGGATGTCTACCGGGGGACCGGGGAGATCGGGTACTGGCTGTCGGAATCCTTCCGGGGGCAGGGCATCGTGACAGACGCGGTCCGATCCCTTGTCCCGGTTGTGTTCCAGGAGACCGATCTCATCCGTATTCATGCAGGTATCTTTGCTAATAACCCGGCTTCTATGCGTGTTTTGGAAAAAAGCGGTTTTTTACGGGAAGCCATCCATAAAAATGCCATCACGAAAAATGGTGTTGTAATGGATGAGATTGTATATACGATCCTCAAAAAAGATGCAGGAGATCAGACGGGTAAGACCCGGCTGCCGTAAACTTCATTAACAACCTGGCCCATCCCCATGTACAATGCCAGGGCACCGGCGATAAGTCCCATAATTCCACCGGCAGTGAGGATCAGGGGGTTTCCGGTTAACTGGGCTGCAACGAGCAGGACCCCCAGGAGAACCACTGCTGCAAGGGTGACCTGGAGGAGTCTGTGCATTCTTAAGGTACAGATAAAGAGCCCGAAGGCAAAAATGCCCCACAGTGCAAGGAATGCTGCAAGATCGACGGGTGTCGGACCCTTTGCGATGCCAAGAGCCGGCAACATGAGCATTGATGCAAATGCAATCCAGAAACAGCCGAAACTCCCGAACGTTAACATCCCGAAACTGTTGTTCTTTTTCCATTCCATGATACCGACAATAATCTGGATTATCCCCCCGTAGAATATGGCCATGGCAAGGATAGGACTTGACAGGGCAATCACACCGGCATTGTGCAGGCTGAGCAGCATGGTGGTCATGCCGAATGAGCACAGTCCCAGGGGTGCAGGGTTGGCAGTGTTATCGTTCAGAAAAATATTGTTCCGGTTCTTCTCTTCAATGTGTTGCATGACATCATCTCAACAGGTAACTCTGGTGCAGTGAAATCGGGGCTGAAAGATAAACATCCTTGAAAACGCACCAGTCTATTAGAGTTGTGGTGCGTTGTATTAAAAAATTTGCATAAATTCCTTGCCCGATTTTGAATAATTACACCTGAATTTTTAACCGTGGTCTTAATATTGCACCAGAGATGCAACAAGCAGGCGAACTACAAAATTTTCTGGTGCATATTCGGGAAAGGCCGGGTTGTTCGATTGTATGTGCACCTGCCAGAAACAGTTAATTGGCCGATGGTGAAAGGGCGGTTTATTCCGCCCTCAGGGCATCAATCGGATCCATGTTCGACGCCCGCCAGGCAGGGTAAAGACCGGAGATAACACACACGATCACTCCTATCAGCATCCCTTCAGGGACATAGATTATGCTCTCGGGCAGGAAAAAATACGCAGTGCTGCCGATCATGGCCCCGACAACGGAGTACCCGATTACAAGACTGCATATCCCACCAAATACCGCCCCGATTATCCCAAGAATGAACGCTTCATAGAGGAACATACGGCGAACCTCGCCTTTTTCCGTACCAATGGAAAGCAGGATCCCGATCTCCTGGATCCGTTCGTTGACGGACATCATCATTACGTTGAAGATACTGACTGCTGCTACAACAAGGGAAATCGCCCCGATTGCAAGAATGAATGTGGTGATTGTTCCAAGGGTTGATGAGATGTTGGAAAGGCGGGAGCTGGCATCGGAGATCCTGATAACCTGGGTCCGCCGGTTGACCTTTTCATCGATTGCGGATTCCACATCGGGTATGGAATCAACGTTCTGCACGATCACGTTCACCTGGTCATACAGGTCTTGATTGCCGAAGTGGGATGTATACCAGTCGTCCGAGACAATAATGGCATTGTCGGCAGAGACCCCGTCGGCCGTCATTCCCCGGGCAGTGAGGATACCCGAGACGCGGACAACCGGGCGGGTGACCGATTTGTTATCCTCGCCGATCTTAAGACGGCTGCCGATCTTGATACCCAGATTTGTTGCAAGTGTTGATCCTATCAGGGCATCACTCTCGCCATTCAAACTGTCTCCTTCAGAAATAGTGAGAAATTTGGTTATGTCGTTGGGATCCATCCCATAGATCGACCCGCGCCCGTTGGTTGATCCTACCGTGAAACGTGTACTGGACCGATGTATGGGTATAACGATATTATTTCCTGAAGCCTCTTTGATCTCGTTCAGCTGGGTCTTGTCAATCCCTGTTGAGGCTGTTGTCCCGGGGCTCATCCGGACGGCATCCGGAGTTATCGTGATAGTATTTGCGCTTGCTGAGAGTTGTTCTTTTACCTGGAGCTGCATGTTTGTCCCGAGCATTCCCATTGATGAGATGGCAACGACCCCGATAACTATGCCGATGGACGCGAGCAGCGACCGGAGAAAATTCAGCCGGACACTGCGGACCGAGAGATCGAAGAAGATATCTTTCATGATTTCACGATCCTGCCATCCTCAAGTTCGATTGTGCGATGAGCGTATTCGGCAATTTTCTGGTCGTGGGTCACGAGGATGACCGTCTTTCCCTCGCTGTGAAGCCCGACAAGGAGATCCATGATCTGGAGACCGGTCTTCCGGTCCAGGTTGCCGGTCGGTTCATCGCAGAGAAGGATCTTGGGCTC encodes the following:
- a CDS encoding class I SAM-dependent methyltransferase encodes the protein MLFLSEQEKREWTNYGEEISRTFPAPGHYDTKIRKNLVAAFHFYIATLLAAKGSGKQSIGWLESGTLNEEDGLFCCAFLLGFFQRHENQLITPAVVFQDPRPFIHFAGVPIMKKARWQFVRQCSHSLPVFKRPIRFMDIGCGDGALTVAVLTHLTETDKIPGIDEILLVDSSPAMAALAEKTVRSAFPDAEISVENGRIQDCSGKIDRKFEIAMSSLAYHHMPLEDKRVHLSRLKPWIDHFILFEMDANNDTPDIFTPDLALSVYQSYGRIIDFVYSHDAPVGVVNDCIDSFLMNEVVSILTEPRGVRSDYHMLRGQWHSLLSEVLGPEFSLRCDSAAYADEYMSLMTLHYGKA
- a CDS encoding acetate uptake transporter; amino-acid sequence: MQHIEEKNRNNIFLNDNTANPAPLGLCSFGMTTMLLSLHNAGVIALSSPILAMAIFYGGIIQIIVGIMEWKKNNSFGMLTFGSFGCFWIAFASMLMLPALGIAKGPTPVDLAAFLALWGIFAFGLFICTLRMHRLLQVTLAAVVLLGVLLVAAQLTGNPLILTAGGIMGLIAGALALYMGMGQVVNEVYGSRVLPV
- a CDS encoding GNAT family protein; translated protein: MYLQTKKAILRPWSAADAGSISRHANNPRITACMRDAFPHPYTLEDAHRFIEMAGSTKNLLLAIETGGEAVGGIGIHYLEDVYRGTGEIGYWLSESFRGQGIVTDAVRSLVPVVFQETDLIRIHAGIFANNPASMRVLEKSGFLREAIHKNAITKNGVVMDEIVYTILKKDAGDQTGKTRLP
- a CDS encoding NAD(P)/FAD-dependent oxidoreductase — translated: MADHTEGAILQRDGRTYAVMARSPGGLVTPELLEKVAATARKYRVPKVKITSGQRIALIGIPADDLAAVFEDLGPDAVRRTGPCIRYFQSCPGIENCRNGTQDSLGLATMLESLYREKPFPGKIKIGISGCPRCCGESRTRDIGIMGNAGGWTLLFGGNSGTRPRFGDVLAKNLSTSEVLDLVSRLLEYYQIHAQPKERTARFMERITLETLQSDLLNLIPYIPLER
- a CDS encoding FkbM family methyltransferase, translating into MTIITHVMEREGMKIPPVRITSDNVIFSDEKTSFWQIHEVPEYRFEDIRPDDRVIDIGANVGAFCIRAARFSPHVTAVEPVTFDILEKNIRKNKVPVGIIQGALGNGKPCEICWDNCRVTTPTFTLGTLIGMAGGCDFLKCDCEGAEWLIRPSDLSGVRRIEMELHMPPICAVPDMALLDYVSRQYDFAIERRPCHDVMGVMGILHAEQKT
- a CDS encoding DUF169 domain-containing protein; the protein is MMPPSVIARKAGIKRNPVAIVWTDKKPEKALEFKPGVWSCVMWLFAKVANDGKTAVFSEATTTCAGGSMGLGFGRPWEKHAARSEDGFCSFLSNGADGAIDKEAYNAIIAQSFDDHHRKMLTEGERFFKNPAVVKKFLKNLPLYDAKDKFIVMKPVSEVKEGDDVKSVVFVANADQIAALSTLANYGTGNLRDGIIVAAGAAGCQAMGVCTYAEYGKEQPRAVVGLTDLSARKSVRATLGKDVLTFSVPYGKYKAMERNAEGSFLDLDLWKELRDSE
- a CDS encoding ABC transporter permease; this translates as MKDIFFDLSVRSVRLNFLRSLLASIGIVIGVVAISSMGMLGTNMQLQVKEQLSASANTITITPDAVRMSPGTTASTGIDKTQLNEIKEASGNNIVIPIHRSSTRFTVGSTNGRGSIYGMDPNDITKFLTISEGDSLNGESDALIGSTLATNLGIKIGSRLKIGEDNKSVTRPVVRVSGILTARGMTADGVSADNAIIVSDDWYTSHFGNQDLYDQVNVIVQNVDSIPDVESAIDEKVNRRTQVIRISDASSRLSNISSTLGTITTFILAIGAISLVVAAVSIFNVMMMSVNERIQEIGILLSIGTEKGEVRRMFLYEAFILGIIGAVFGGICSLVIGYSVVGAMIGSTAYFFLPESIIYVPEGMLIGVIVCVISGLYPAWRASNMDPIDALRAE
- a CDS encoding RsmD family RNA methyltransferase; the encoded protein is MGFKDQLSGRIPGNLLHFLNGRYDMIGSIAVISIPRELDEFKYLVAEALVSYHHSVKTVLNKIAPVDGNSRIARYEILAGKETVTTCREYGFEYRIDVLSSFFNPRLCTERKRVAGQVLPGEQVLVPFAGVGPFIVPAAARGARVVAIEQNPDAFRWLVENIRTNRVDERVTAIMGDAFDTSLLPLPAFDRVIIPTPFGMDTILESLETCVKPGGMIHFYTFRNKRQVFDIRDGLERRGYDVKLARRCGNVAPGISRWVFDLKSGS
- a CDS encoding nitroreductase family protein, which produces MCTDIIEQRNVALDQILAERRSYRVFTAEFPPDDEIRRILHAGLLAPFAAAAVGNSKDYFRRFFVIRNGSTNLNAIRHLVMNHVAVMAQELEHGMEKDPNLRKKAGMFFQRLSAIKAKGVVPGIGTAPFYIVVAERKGFPPVELQSLAHCMENMWLKATALELGFQLVSVTSQMSGNPEFCKILGITPGEWELMGCAVGYPTDELSPSIRPPVDDVTRWL